TTATTCCCTCACGTATTACATAACGACATCCCTAGATTAAAATCCAAGTTCGAACAACACTTAGATCAAAATCAATTTAATTTCCCTTATTTACTAATTGGAAGAAGGCATCTAAGAAATAATAATTCATGGATGCACAATTTACCCAAATTAATGACAGGAAAACCAAGGTGTACAATGATGATCCATCCAGAAGATGCAAACCAACTTGGTATCCAAAATGAAGAAGAAGTTATTGTATCATCGAATGTTGGAGAATTAAAAATCCCAGTCGAAATTACAAAGGAGTTGATGAAAGGTGTTGTAAGCATTCCACATGGATTTGGACATAACAGAAATGGCACAAAGCAAAAGGTTGCATCCCAATTTTCGGGTGTTAGCATCAATGATTTAACGGATGATCAAGTATTAGATGAATTTTCTGGAAACGCCGCCTTTAGTGGAATCCAAGTAAAAATTACAAAAATTTCAAAATAATTAATTTTGATTAAGAGTATTCTGTGTAAGAGCATAAATCCTTCTTCCACCTAATAATGAATACTTTTGGATCAATTCCGGAAAGTATGAAAGTGCTTTTAGGGAACGAACACCAGACTCACAAATACAAACGATTGTTTGGTTATTTTGAAGTGTAGGAAGTTTTCCTTTTTCTAATTCGGACAAAGGAAACCAAATTGAATCGGCTATAGGAGATTGCAAAATTTCTTCATTTTCTCTAACGTCAAGTAGGACAACAGAAGTGGTTGATTTGAGTTTCAAAAATTCATCAAAAGTAATTTCCAATTTTGGGACTTTGGTTATCAAGTTTTGTTTTTGACTTCCGCAACTTGGGCATTCTGGATTTGGTTCCATGTGAGTTTGGTACAAAGAAATGGGACTCCATTCCATAAAGTAAACCGATTTTAAATCTACTAAATTTGGATCAAGAAGGTATTCCAATACTAAAGATGCCTGGTAACTTCCTGTAAGCGTAGTTTGTACTCCTAATACACCACCTTCGTTACAACTCAACGTATCTCCCTCATCTAATTTTGGGAACAAACATCGGTAACACGGTTTTCCCTTTCCAGAAAAAATGGCGAATTGAGCACTTGTCCGAAATACAGAGGCGGTAACAAGAGGGATCCCTTGATTTAGGCAAAAATTATTTAACGCATACTTAGAGGATATTGTATCCGTACAATCGACAACTATATCCCAAGAATCAAATAGTTTATCATTGGTATTTGAGTTAATTATTTCGGAGAAAGTTTCAATTTCCAACCAGGGTGCGTGTTCTTTTAATACTTCCTCGACTACTTCGATTTTTTTTCGACCCACGTCTTTCCATTTAAACAATGTTTGTCTGTGTAAATTTGTAACTTCAACTATATCAAAATCCACAAGACCTATTCTACCAATTCCAGAGAGTACAAGTTGGAGTGCCGCAGGGCAACCTAAACCACCAAGTCCAACGATTAACACAGAGGATTCATTCCATTTTTTAAGGCCTTGTTCTCCGATTGATGGGATCAAACTTTGCCTTTTGAAAA
The sequence above is a segment of the Leptospira sp. WS39.C2 genome. Coding sequences within it:
- a CDS encoding ThiF family adenylyltransferase yields the protein MNPEKNNFFKRQSLIPSIGEQGLKKWNESSVLIVGLGGLGCPAALQLVLSGIGRIGLVDFDIVEVTNLHRQTLFKWKDVGRKKIEVVEEVLKEHAPWLEIETFSEIINSNTNDKLFDSWDIVVDCTDTISSKYALNNFCLNQGIPLVTASVFRTSAQFAIFSGKGKPCYRCLFPKLDEGDTLSCNEGGVLGVQTTLTGSYQASLVLEYLLDPNLVDLKSVYFMEWSPISLYQTHMEPNPECPSCGSQKQNLITKVPKLEITFDEFLKLKSTTSVVLLDVRENEEILQSPIADSIWFPLSELEKGKLPTLQNNQTIVCICESGVRSLKALSYFPELIQKYSLLGGRRIYALTQNTLNQN